From a region of the Gloeomargarita sp. SKYB120 genome:
- a CDS encoding DUF3007 family protein, producing MRRIDVLLIGLALLGAGGGLYGLLRVLGLDSLAAGVWTQGILIGGLILWVSTYAVRVVRKDMTYHRQRERYDRAWLEHRIAQLSPEELARLQREIESQD from the coding sequence ATGCGACGCATTGATGTCCTGCTGATTGGACTAGCTTTGTTAGGGGCTGGAGGCGGACTCTACGGCCTGTTGCGGGTATTAGGGCTAGATAGTCTGGCGGCAGGAGTCTGGACCCAGGGCATTTTGATCGGCGGTTTGATCCTGTGGGTCAGCACCTACGCAGTGCGGGTGGTGCGCAAAGATATGACCTACCATCGCCAGCGGGAACGCTACGACCGAGCCTGGCTAGAGCACCGGATTGCCCAGTTGTCCCCCGAAGAACTGGCCCGCCTGCAACGGGAGATTGAGAGTCAGGATTAG